Proteins co-encoded in one Acipenser ruthenus chromosome 3, fAciRut3.2 maternal haplotype, whole genome shotgun sequence genomic window:
- the LOC131715887 gene encoding C-C chemokine receptor type 4-like isoform X1, with translation MYHQGPHTEKQRLADQVTWTFVLLNSLGMDIGPKMETTTDYFYIYSEEEIDYDKLAVNAPCVKDNIGSIFLPTVYSLLFVAGLLGNTLVLWVLIRCVKLRSMTDVSLLNLAVSDLLFVFSLPFLAYYAKDQWLFGDVMCKIILGCYSIGFYSGIFFVTLMSIDRYLAIVHAVYALRTRTVKYGTIASIVVWIASFLVSFPEIIYNQEINDNITTCRPKYPDSNLKTLKALHIFKMNVLGLLIPFGIMVFCYSCIIKRLLSCRSVKKQTIKLVFLVVMVFFLFWTPYNIVSFLDALQVFHVFDDCETHKRLDLSLQVTESIAYVHSCLNPLIYVFAGEKFQKHLARLLLRFIDCKILRNLQPTTSSVHSRSTSIVEHSSAIYN, from the exons ATGTACCACCAAGGACCACACACGGAGAAACAAAGGCTGGCAGACCAG GTAACTTGGACGTTTGTGTTGTTAAACAG ccTAGGTATGGATATAGGCCCCAAAATGGAAACAACCACAGACTATTTCTACATCTATTCTGAAGAAGAGATTGACTACGACAAATTAGCAGTAAATGCTCCATGTGTTAAGGACAACATTGGGTCTATCTTCCTCCCAACAGTCTACTCCTTACTGTTTGTGGCTGGACTTCTAGGGAATACTCTTGTTTTGTGGGTATTGATCAGATGTGTAAAACTAAGGAGCATGACTGATGTTTCTCTTCTGAATTTGGCAGTTTctgatttgttgtttgttttctcacTTCCATTCCTGGCATATTATGCAAAAGATCAGTGGCTCTTTGGGGACGTGATGTGTAAAATAATCCTAGGGTGTTACAGTATTGGCTTCTACAgtggtatattttttgtaacCCTGATGAGTATAGACAGGTATCTAGCAATAGTCCATGCAGTGTATGCACTAAGAACTAGAACAGTGAAGTATGGCACCATTGCAAGCATTGTGGTTTGGATAGCATCCTTCCTGGTTTCATTTCCAGAGATAATATACAATCAAGAGATCAATGACAACATAACCACGTGCAGACCTAAGTATCCAGATTCCAATCTAAAAACCCTGAAAGcacttcatatttttaaaatgaatgtactgGGGCTGCTGATCCCATTTGGAATCATGGTTTTCTGTTATTCGTGTATCATAAAAAGATTACTGAGTTGCAGATCTGTCAAAAAGCAAACcattaaacttgtttttttagtAGTCATGGTATTTTTCCTTTTCTGGACTCCATATAATATTGTTTCCTTTTTGGACGCTTTACAGGTCTTTCATGTATTTGATGATTGTGAAACACATAAGAGACTTGACTTAAGCCTTCAGGTCACAGAGTCAATAGCCTATGTCCACAGTTGCTTGAACCCATTGATCTATGTGTTTGCTGGAGAAAAGTTTCAGAAGCACCTCGCCAGACTGTTACTCAGATTTATAGACTGTAAGATATTAAGAAATTTGCAACCAACCACTAGTTCAGTGCACTCAAGATCAACCAGCATAGTTGAACATTCCTCAGCCATATACAATTGA
- the LOC131715887 gene encoding C-C chemokine receptor type 4-like isoform X2, with amino-acid sequence MDIGPKMETTTDYFYIYSEEEIDYDKLAVNAPCVKDNIGSIFLPTVYSLLFVAGLLGNTLVLWVLIRCVKLRSMTDVSLLNLAVSDLLFVFSLPFLAYYAKDQWLFGDVMCKIILGCYSIGFYSGIFFVTLMSIDRYLAIVHAVYALRTRTVKYGTIASIVVWIASFLVSFPEIIYNQEINDNITTCRPKYPDSNLKTLKALHIFKMNVLGLLIPFGIMVFCYSCIIKRLLSCRSVKKQTIKLVFLVVMVFFLFWTPYNIVSFLDALQVFHVFDDCETHKRLDLSLQVTESIAYVHSCLNPLIYVFAGEKFQKHLARLLLRFIDCKILRNLQPTTSSVHSRSTSIVEHSSAIYN; translated from the coding sequence ATGGATATAGGCCCCAAAATGGAAACAACCACAGACTATTTCTACATCTATTCTGAAGAAGAGATTGACTACGACAAATTAGCAGTAAATGCTCCATGTGTTAAGGACAACATTGGGTCTATCTTCCTCCCAACAGTCTACTCCTTACTGTTTGTGGCTGGACTTCTAGGGAATACTCTTGTTTTGTGGGTATTGATCAGATGTGTAAAACTAAGGAGCATGACTGATGTTTCTCTTCTGAATTTGGCAGTTTctgatttgttgtttgttttctcacTTCCATTCCTGGCATATTATGCAAAAGATCAGTGGCTCTTTGGGGACGTGATGTGTAAAATAATCCTAGGGTGTTACAGTATTGGCTTCTACAgtggtatattttttgtaacCCTGATGAGTATAGACAGGTATCTAGCAATAGTCCATGCAGTGTATGCACTAAGAACTAGAACAGTGAAGTATGGCACCATTGCAAGCATTGTGGTTTGGATAGCATCCTTCCTGGTTTCATTTCCAGAGATAATATACAATCAAGAGATCAATGACAACATAACCACGTGCAGACCTAAGTATCCAGATTCCAATCTAAAAACCCTGAAAGcacttcatatttttaaaatgaatgtactgGGGCTGCTGATCCCATTTGGAATCATGGTTTTCTGTTATTCGTGTATCATAAAAAGATTACTGAGTTGCAGATCTGTCAAAAAGCAAACcattaaacttgtttttttagtAGTCATGGTATTTTTCCTTTTCTGGACTCCATATAATATTGTTTCCTTTTTGGACGCTTTACAGGTCTTTCATGTATTTGATGATTGTGAAACACATAAGAGACTTGACTTAAGCCTTCAGGTCACAGAGTCAATAGCCTATGTCCACAGTTGCTTGAACCCATTGATCTATGTGTTTGCTGGAGAAAAGTTTCAGAAGCACCTCGCCAGACTGTTACTCAGATTTATAGACTGTAAGATATTAAGAAATTTGCAACCAACCACTAGTTCAGTGCACTCAAGATCAACCAGCATAGTTGAACATTCCTCAGCCATATACAATTGA